In Mangifera indica cultivar Alphonso chromosome 1, CATAS_Mindica_2.1, whole genome shotgun sequence, a single genomic region encodes these proteins:
- the LOC123221382 gene encoding zinc finger CCCH domain-containing protein 38-like, with amino-acid sequence MSGGSIKHNSKWDMKEESQHSYDNVQDNAWSRKAGMSFHDKELRSGWFSPKGGGYSSGHKWSAREDNMLKSRRDLQVSSREPLPGSRGSQKEDCIGDYRECFRATSTWDGEGNYSMEMSPGLDDWRQQIRHHSPRSDWNGPHRSRSCSRSRSRSRSLNRSRSPVCGFRQELGIYVRNRERSGVSAKFCKDFAAGRCRRGKSCLFSHHSSENYEESRESRHRKAGAPKYFIPHQSREYPIRCGRNRDASLERGGDHDSHKKGDIPCKFFAAGICRNGKYCRFSHSVQAFASPNKRSRVDNLVQQSHNLDGTDKLWNGPTWSNSSTFTDAVKLSDEKNERMADKRARDDRWSQSHNSDDVERVWDSKKWGGKDKLPDTGKLIEDHNERMESLEPRFSAWSMESRWPHSLDENAVCADQTGVGQGVVDSNNMEALQCKMKNSTVGMGVPESGVTEKLLGDMEMSPVWNYRVQPSNHALKEEHGHITQSSQSLALGDTSVLSHEQEINCDVSGQLHDAASSVQPMIIEKPYFKHDYNQRAGGGVALCGSDKNAFGRTATSHIDLNFSANLLPTQSFDQNGQIPSALPFSSLNSFGQNQGAVTSEPSGGHIKIPQTHTTFLEEKSINKPGILDKSASQFSSGIKPAQDVVGGEKLTELSASLVQFLGNQQQLPQLYTALNSPNLVQVSSSVNAEGSLEPDSAVTNQQNETIKSQSQYDPLCDSIDSKKQNAVDLPLFIIKSVGQKSAVDVKPEIPNGGSEEPSHKSQISIQVEPDADCKISNNSGGVEAEETKKAQVNQFVLENDTVWKIDGDDTDDDEGRKRKDAKESKEPRAIRTFKFALVEFVKEILKPTWKEGQVTKDAYKNIVKKVVDKVTGTMQEAANIPQTQEKINQYLAFSKPKLSKLVHAYVDKFQKG; translated from the exons ATGAGTGGAGGTAGCATAAAACACAATTCTAAATGGGATATGAAAGAAGAGTCCCAACATTCATATGATAATGTGCAAGACAATGCTTGGTCTCGGAAAGCAGGTATGTCTTTTCATGACAAAGAATTGCGTTCTGGATGGTTTTCTCCCAAGGGTGGTGGCTATAGTAGTGGACACAAGTGGTCTGCTAGGGAAGATAACATGCTGAAATCAAGGCGTGATTTGCAAGTTTCATCTAGGGAACCTTTGCCTGGTAGCAGAGGTTCTCAGAAGGAGGATTGCATTGGTGACTATCGGGAATGTTTCAGAGCCACAAGTACATGGGATGGAGAAGGGAATTACAGCATGGAAATGTCTCCTGGCCTGGATGATTGGAGACAGCAAATTCGTCACCACTCCCCAAGAAGTGATTGGAATGGACCTCACAG AAGTAGAAGCTGCAGCCGAAGCAGGAGCCGCAGCCGAAGTTTGAATCGGAGTAGAAGCCCAGTTTGTGGATTTAGACAAGAATTGGGCATCTATGTCAGAAACAGGGAAAGATCAGGAGTATCAGCTAAATTTTGTAAAGATTTTGCTGCTGGGAGATGTAGGAGAGGAAAAAGTTGTCTATTTTCTCATCATAGCAGTGAAAATTATGAAGAGAGTAGGGAAAGTAGACATAGGAAAGCTGGAGCTCCTAAGTATTTCATTCCTCATCAATCTAGGGAGTATCCAATACGATGTGGAAGAAACAGGGATGCATCTTTGGAGCGGGGAGGTGACCATGATTCCCACAAGAAAGGTGATATTCCCTGCAAATTCTTTGCTGCAGGAATTTGTCGAAACGGGAAATACTGCAGGTTTTCTCATAGTGTTCAGGCCTTTGCAAGTCCTAACAAAAGGTCACGGGTTGACAACTTGGTGCAGCAGAGCCACAATTTAGATGGCACAGATAAATTATGGAACGGTCCAACATGGAGCAACTCAAGCACTTTCACAGATGCTGTAAAGTTGAgtgatgaaaaaaatgaaaggatGGCTGACAAAAGGGCAAGGGATGATAGGTGGTCACAGAGCCATAATTCAGATGATGTGGAGAGGGTATGGGATAGTAAAAAATGGGGTGGTAAAGATAAACTGCCAGATACTGGAAAATTGATTGAGGATCACAATGAAAGAATGGAATCCCTAGAACCAAGGTTTTCTGCCTGGTCTATGGAATCTAGATGGCCTCACAGCTTGGATGAGAATGCAGTATGTGCTGACCAAACAGGAGTTGGACAAGGAGTAGTTGATAGCAACAATATGGAAGCCCTTCAATGTAAGATGAAAAATTCTACTGTTGGCATGGGAGTTCCTGAATCAGGAGTTACTGAAAAATTGCTTGGTGATATGGAGATGTCTCCTGTGTGGAATTATAGAGTGCAGCCTTCCAACCATGCACTTAAAGAAGAGCATGGTCATATAACTCAGAGTTCACAATCTCTAGCTCTTGGTGATACCTCTGTACTCAGTCATGAACAGGAAATAAATTGTGATGTTTCAGGTCAGTTGCATGATGCAGCTTCGTCTGTGCAACCGATGATAATTGAAAAGCCTTACTTCAAGCATGACTATAATCAGAGAGCAGGTGGCGGTGTTGCATTGTGTGGCAGTGATAAGAATGCCTTTGGAAGAACTGCCACTTCACACATTGATCTAAATTTTTCTGCTAACCTCTTGCCAACACAAAGCTTTGATCAGAATGGCCAAATTCCAAGTGCTCTACCCTTCTCAAGCTTAAATTCCTTTGGACAAAATCAAGGTGCAGTCACTTCTGAACCTTCTGGAGGACATATAAAAATTCCTCAAACTCACACAACGTTTCTGGAGGAAAAATCAATCAACAAACCAGGCATTTTAGATAAAAGTGCATCACAGTTTAGTTCTGGAATTAAGCCAGCTCAAGATGTGGTTGGCGGTGAAAAGCTCACTGAGCTTTCAGCCTCTCTTGTTCAGTTTCTTGGAAATCAGCAGCAGTTACCCCAACTTTATACTGCTCTTAATTCCCCTAATCTGGTGCAAGTGTCTTCATCTGTGAATGCTGAAGGTTCTCTTGAGCCAGATTCTGCTGTGACCAATCAGCAGAATGAAACCATTAAATCTCAATCGCAGTATGATCCTTTATGTGATAGCATTGACTCCAAGAAGCAGAATGCTGTTGACCTCCCACTGTTTATAATAAAGTCTGTCGGACAGAAAAGCGCTGTGGATGTAAAGCCAGAGATTCCTAATGGTGGTTCAGAAGAACCATCTCACAAGAGCCAAATATCAATACAGGTGGAACCAGATGCAGATTGCAAGATCAGTAACAACAGTGGTGGAGTGGAGGCTGAGGAAACCAAGAAAGCACAAGTAAATCAATTTGTTCTAGAGAATGATACTGTGTGGAAAATAGATGGTGATGACACGGATGATGATGAAGGTAGAAAAAGGAAGGATGCTAAGGAAAGTAAGGAACCTAGAGCGATTCGCACATTTAAATTTGCACTGGTGGAGTTTGTTAAGGAGATCCTGAAACCTACATGGAAAGAAGGTCAAGTTACCAAAGATGCTTACAAAAACATAGTGAAGAAAGTAGTTGATAAAGTTACTGGTACTATGCAGGAGGCTGCTAATATTCCTcaaacacaagaaaaaattaaccaaTATCTGGCATTTTCGAAACCAAAGCTTAGCAAACTTGTTCAC GCATACGTGGACAAATTTCAAAAGGGCTAA